A window of the Candidatus Omnitrophota bacterium genome harbors these coding sequences:
- a CDS encoding addiction module antidote protein yields the protein MNKKKKKYRTFDEIVEERFKEHPDEIAGFVQTVLEEYEKEPDEGALLSALRQVAIAQGGMTELAKKTNLSRERLYKTLSREGNPRLKNLRRILQAFGYTLTFKPVEISRR from the coding sequence TTGAACAAAAAGAAGAAAAAATATAGAACGTTTGATGAAATCGTAGAAGAGCGTTTCAAGGAACATCCCGATGAGATCGCTGGATTTGTGCAAACCGTTCTCGAAGAGTATGAAAAAGAACCGGACGAAGGAGCATTGTTGTCCGCATTACGCCAGGTTGCCATAGCCCAGGGAGGTATGACGGAGTTAGCAAAGAAAACCAACCTTTCCCGAGAAAGATTATATAAAACTCTTTCCCGGGAAGGAAATCCCCGTCTCAAAAATCTGAGACGAATTTTACAGGCGTTTGGATATACGCTGACCTTTAAGCCTGTGGAGATATCCCGCCGTTAA
- a CDS encoding type II toxin-antitoxin system RelE/ParE family toxin, translating into MLKIRVFQTDDGKEPFTEWLGSLSSKTKDRIFDCLYRVEQGNLGDFKHIGDHVFELRFFFNGGLRIYFGRDGNEIVILLCGGDKSRQKRDIEKALEYWRQYLEQKEEKI; encoded by the coding sequence ATGCTGAAGATTCGCGTTTTTCAAACTGATGATGGAAAAGAACCCTTCACAGAATGGTTGGGTTCTCTTTCTTCCAAAACAAAAGACCGTATTTTCGACTGCCTATATCGGGTCGAGCAGGGGAATTTAGGCGATTTCAAACATATTGGAGATCATGTTTTCGAATTGCGGTTTTTCTTCAACGGAGGATTAAGGATTTACTTTGGGCGAGATGGAAACGAAATCGTCATTTTACTGTGCGGCGGCGACAAAAGCCGTCAGAAGCGGGACATAGAGAAAGCGCTTGAGTATTGGAGACAATACCTTGAACAAAAAGAAGAAAAAATATAG